TATCGCAACGAGGACAACGGCTTTTCTGTGCTGGAGATCGACCCGGGCGCGGGCGACGAGACCACCGCGGTGGGCAACCTCGCCTTTGTGGAGGCGGGGGAGCGCGTGCGCCTGTGGGGGGAATGGGTCTCCCACAATGAGTACGGGCAGCAGCTCAAAGTAACGGAATATGAGACGGTGCTGCCCACCGACATGGTGGGCATGGAACGCTATCTGGGCAGCGGCATGGTCAAGGGCATCGGCCCCTCCACCGCGCAGCGCATCGTGCAGCACTTCGGCATGGAGGCCATGGATATCATGCTCTACGCGCCGCAGCGCCTGACGGAGATATCCGGCATCGGGCCGGTGAAGTGCGCCCAGATCGCGGAATCCTTCCGCGAGCAGCACCAGATGCGCGACGTCATGGTCTTTTTGCAGGGCCATGGCGTCTCGCCGCTTTACGCGGTCAAGATTTACAAGCGCTACGGCGAACAGGCGCGCGATATGGTGCAGGAGAACCCCTACCGCCTCACCGAGGACATCGAGGGCATCGGCTTTTTGAGCGCCGACCGCATCGGCCGCTCGCTGGGCATCGCGCCCGACGCCTCCCAGCGCCTGGAGGCGGGGCTGACCTACATGCTGCAGCGCGCCCAGGAGTTTGGGCACGTCTGCCTGCCCCAGGAAGAGCTGGTGCAAAAGAGCGCCCAGCTGCTGGAGGCGGATATCGCCGCGGTGGAGCGGGCGCTCTCCCAGATGCTCATCACCCGCCGCCTGGTGCTGCAGCAGCTGGAGGCGGGCCCCTTTATCTACCGGCCCGTGATGCTGGAGGCCGAGCAGGACGCGGCCTTTCGCCTGGCGCGCCTGGCGCGGGCGGGGCGGGGCGCGGGGGCGCAGGACGTGGCTGCGCGCATCGCGCGCAAGGAGGAAGCGCGCGGCATCACGCTGGCGGACGGGCAGCGCATGGCGATCCAGCGGGCGCTCACCGCGCCGCTTGCGGTGATCACCGGCGGGCCGGGCACGGGCAAGACCACGGTGCTGGATTTTTTGCTCGATGTGCTGCAGGAGGAGGGCCTGGAGGTGCTGCTTTGCGCGCCCACGGGCCGCGCGGCCAAGCGCATGAGCGACGCCACGGGCCGGGAGGCCTGCACCATCCACCGGCTGCTGGAGTATGCCTCGGGCGAGGGGGCGCAGGCCCGCTTTAACCGCAACGAGGAATACCCGCTGGAGGCGGACGTGGTGGTGGTGGACGAGTGCTCCATGGTGGATTTGTGGCTGATGAGCCGCCTGCTGCGCGCGCTGGCGGCGGGCACGCGCCTGATACTGGTGGGGGACGCAAACCAGCTGCCGCCGGTGGGGCCGGGCAACGTGCTGGAGGATATCATCGCCTCGGGCGCGGCAGAGAGCACGGAGCTGACGGAGATCTTCCGCCAGGCGCAGCAGAGCCTGATCGTGGTCAACGCCCACCGCATCCACCACGGCGAGCAGCCAGAGTTGCACGCCAAAGATAAGGACTTCTTTTTTGAACGCAAGAACAATGCCGCGGATATTGCGCGCACTACGGTGGATTTGTGCGCGCGGCGCATCCCGGGCTTTTTGGACGTGGACCCCATGCGGGATATCCAGGTGCTCGCACCCATGAAGAAGGGGGAGGCGGGGGTGATCAACCTCAACCGCATGCTGCAGGAGGCGCTCAACCCGCCCGATACGCAGAAGCACGAAAAACGGGTGGGCGCCCTGGTGCTGCGCGAGGGGGACAAGGTGATGCAGATGCGCAACAACTATCACATCGCCTGGATGCGGGGCGCGGCGCGGGGCGAGGGCGTCTTCAACGGGGATATGGGCGTAATTGCGTACATCGACCACCAAGAGCAGGCCATCACCGTGGAGCTGGACGACGGCCGCTCGGTGGCCTATGATTTTGCCGAGGCGGACCAGCTGGATATCGCCTATGCGGCATCGGTGCATAAGTCCCAGGGCAGCGAGTTCCCCGTGGTGGTGCTGCCGCTTGCGGGCGGCGCGCCCATGCTCATGACACGCAATCTGCTCTACACCGCGGTCACCCGCGCCACGCGCATGGTGATGGTGGTGGGCAGGGAGGAGACGGTGTGCGCCATGGTGGGCAACAACCGCATCGTGCGCCGCTACGGCGCGCTGCGCGAGCGGCTGGCGCGCCTGATGGGGGAGGAAAATGGCTATGGCATGGCTTGAACGCGTGGGCGGGCGCGTGCTGGACTTTCTCGCCCCGCCGGATGCGAGCTGTGTGCTGTGCGGCGGCCAGGCAGATATCTCACGCAGCACGGGGCTGTGCGGGGACTGCGCCCGCACGCTTTCTTTCTGCGGCCCCATCGCAGGCGGGGTACCGGCGCCCCTTGCGGGCGCAGCGGCGGCGCTGTGGCATACGGAGGCGGGCGAGGCGCTGGTGCACCGCTTCAAGTTTCAGGCACAGCTCTCCTGCGGCCATGCGCTCGCGCTGCTGATGCTGCAGACGCGCGATGTGCTGCCCAAGCAGAGCGACCTGCTCATACCGGTGCCGCTGCACCCGTTGCGCCGGATGCGCAGGGGCTTTAACCAGGCGGCGTACCTGTGCCGACTGCTTGCGCGGGCAACAGGGCTGGATGTTGCGCGGCGCGCGTTGCGCCGCACGCGCAACACGCCCCACCAAGTGGGCATGACGCGGCAGCAGCGCAGGGAGAACATCCACGGCGCGTTCGCCCTCTGCCGGGGCGCGGACGTGGCGGGCAGGCACGTCGTGCTGGTGGACGACGTGTTTACCACCGGCGCCACGCTGGCCGAATGCGCTCGGGTGCTGCGCGCAGGCGGGGCCGCCAGCGTTTTTGCCTGGTGCGCCACCGCCGCGCCGTTGCGCGAAAAATAACGAAATATAAATTTTTATTATATGTAAAGAAATGTTTGCATTTTGGCAGGCGAGCAGGTATAATACGGATATAGCAAGGTTTTCGGGTCTGTGGTTGCGAATCGATGCCAGTCGCAGGCGAAACGATCCACGTAAGCCGGGCAAAGCCCCGGTGAGCATGGTGCGGTCTAGATGTAAGTCCGGCCAGCAGAGATGCTGAGAGGGTCAGTCGTGAGGGGCAAATTGCCTAGTAGCCAACGCTCCAGCCGGCGTGTGTGGGGGCAAAAACCAGGTCAGCCGAAAGCCAAAGCAACCATTTATTTTCAGGAGGAGATCCATACCATGTACGAAGACAAGACCCTGGTGTGCAGGGACTGCGGTGCGGAATTCGTTTTCACCGCCGGTGAACAGGAATTCTATGCCGAGCGTGGCTTCCAGAACGAACCGGTGCGCTGCAAAGCCTGCCGTGACGCTCGCAAAGCCCACAGTAACAACGGCCAGCCCCGCGAAATGCACGAAGCCATTTGCGCTTCCTGCGGCAGACCGGCACAAGTACCCTTCATTCCCCGTGACGATCGCCCGGTTTACTGCAGCGAATGTTTCCAGAAAATGCGCGAATCCAGATAAATGGTTGCCATTTAAGTTCGGATAACGTAGTCACAAAAACGCCGCCTCTTGTGAGGCGGCGTTTTTTATTGCGCGTCCCTTTTGCGCGGTGCGCTGTGGGCGCGAGGCCAGATTCAGGCGGCATGTTCAGTTTCATGCGGGTCCATCCCCACGGCCATCCCCCCGCGCGGGGATGTTGACAGAAGGTAAATGTAAACCGACTGCATAAAATACGCGGCCCGTTGTATATATACCAGCGAGGGCAAAAGCCCCTTACAGGTGTTTTTGCCGGGGTTAT
Above is a window of Maliibacterium massiliense DNA encoding:
- a CDS encoding ATP-dependent RecD-like DNA helicase gives rise to the protein MISRIVYRNEDNGFSVLEIDPGAGDETTAVGNLAFVEAGERVRLWGEWVSHNEYGQQLKVTEYETVLPTDMVGMERYLGSGMVKGIGPSTAQRIVQHFGMEAMDIMLYAPQRLTEISGIGPVKCAQIAESFREQHQMRDVMVFLQGHGVSPLYAVKIYKRYGEQARDMVQENPYRLTEDIEGIGFLSADRIGRSLGIAPDASQRLEAGLTYMLQRAQEFGHVCLPQEELVQKSAQLLEADIAAVERALSQMLITRRLVLQQLEAGPFIYRPVMLEAEQDAAFRLARLARAGRGAGAQDVAARIARKEEARGITLADGQRMAIQRALTAPLAVITGGPGTGKTTVLDFLLDVLQEEGLEVLLCAPTGRAAKRMSDATGREACTIHRLLEYASGEGAQARFNRNEEYPLEADVVVVDECSMVDLWLMSRLLRALAAGTRLILVGDANQLPPVGPGNVLEDIIASGAAESTELTEIFRQAQQSLIVVNAHRIHHGEQPELHAKDKDFFFERKNNAADIARTTVDLCARRIPGFLDVDPMRDIQVLAPMKKGEAGVINLNRMLQEALNPPDTQKHEKRVGALVLREGDKVMQMRNNYHIAWMRGAARGEGVFNGDMGVIAYIDHQEQAITVELDDGRSVAYDFAEADQLDIAYAASVHKSQGSEFPVVVLPLAGGAPMLMTRNLLYTAVTRATRMVMVVGREETVCAMVGNNRIVRRYGALRERLARLMGEENGYGMA
- a CDS encoding ComF family protein codes for the protein MAWLERVGGRVLDFLAPPDASCVLCGGQADISRSTGLCGDCARTLSFCGPIAGGVPAPLAGAAAALWHTEAGEALVHRFKFQAQLSCGHALALLMLQTRDVLPKQSDLLIPVPLHPLRRMRRGFNQAAYLCRLLARATGLDVARRALRRTRNTPHQVGMTRQQRRENIHGAFALCRGADVAGRHVVLVDDVFTTGATLAECARVLRAGGAASVFAWCATAAPLREK
- a CDS encoding zinc-ribbon domain containing protein, translated to MYEDKTLVCRDCGAEFVFTAGEQEFYAERGFQNEPVRCKACRDARKAHSNNGQPREMHEAICASCGRPAQVPFIPRDDRPVYCSECFQKMRESR